A segment of the bacterium genome:
GCCCAGGACCTCATCCAGGCCGGCGGGCTGGTGGCACTGACCAAGCAGAAGCTGGCAGCGAGGGCGTAGGCGTACCCGATCACCAGAGACGGACGGGGGTTGAAACCCCCGCCTATCAGAACCGTCCCTACGGGACGGGGAAGGGGCGTCCCGGAGGGACGCTTCGGCAAGGCGGGCCCTTCAGGGCCCGATGGGGTCCGGGGGTTGGGATCTGCAGCATGGCCTTACCAGTCGTCGCGATAGTCGGTCGCACCAACGTCGGGAAGTCATCCCTGTTCAACCGCCTCGTCGGACGGAAAATGGCGGTCGTGGAGGACTTCCCCGGCGTCACGCGCGACCGCCTTTATGCCGAGGCCGAGATGGATCAGCGCCAGGTGCTGCTCGTGGACACCGGCGGGATCGTCGGCGGCGAGGGGGACGAACTGTTCGCCCGGGTCAAGGGGCAGGCGGCCACGGCCTTGAAGCAGGCCGACGTCATCGTCATGATGGTGGACGGCCGGGAAGGCCTGACGGGACTGGACCACGAAGTGGCGGACATTGTCCGGCGGTCGGGTAAGCCGTACGTGCTGGCCGCCAACAAGATGGAGAAAACCTCGCTGGACTCGGAGGCCTTTGCGGAGTTGCGGCTGGGGCTGCCGATTGACATCTCGGCCATGCACGGGCGGGGGCTGCAGGAACTGGTCGAGGAGGTCGAGGAGCTGCTGCCGCCCGAGGAGCCGGCGGAGGCCGAAGCCGAGCAGGCGCTGGCGGTGGCGATCATCGGCCACCCCAATGTCGGCAAGTCGGCGCTGACGAACGCCATCCTCGGCGAAGAGCGCGTCATTGTCAGCGATCTGCCCGGCACGACCCGCGACTCCATTGACACGGTCTTCGAGCGCGAGGGAGAGCGCTGGCGGCTGATTGATACGGCGGGGCTGCGCCGCCGGGGCAAGCGCCAGGACACGGAGTTCTATACCAGCCTGCGGACGCTGCGCTCCCTGTCGCGAGCGCAGGTCGCGGTGGTCG
Coding sequences within it:
- the der gene encoding ribosome biogenesis GTPase Der, whose protein sequence is MALPVVAIVGRTNVGKSSLFNRLVGRKMAVVEDFPGVTRDRLYAEAEMDQRQVLLVDTGGIVGGEGDELFARVKGQAATALKQADVIVMMVDGREGLTGLDHEVADIVRRSGKPYVLAANKMEKTSLDSEAFAELRLGLPIDISAMHGRGLQELVEEVEELLPPEEPAEAEAEQALAVAIIGHPNVGKSALTNAILGEERVIVSDLPGTTRDSIDTVFEREGERWRLIDTAGLRRRGKRQDTEFYTSLRTLRSLSRAQVAVVVVDAYEGPSAQDARVAGEAHEAGRAMVVVANKWDLLKQYAQPNEDHPELSPQKAEKALKSDLQRLIGQEMPFASYVPLVFTSAVTGEGLPELLQTVRQVADNFRRRIETGKLNRTIRDALARHAPPTRKGKQLKIYYATQVRAEPPTFALFVNDPQHVHLSYERYLVNVLRQEYDFTGTPIRIFWRARRREDEER